From Solidesulfovibrio carbinoliphilus subsp. oakridgensis, the proteins below share one genomic window:
- a CDS encoding PAS domain-containing hybrid sensor histidine kinase/response regulator: MNTNLDDGPFGRLGDALPCPAFLVGPDGLVRQANGPALELFGETRGAPCPLERPATVGTDAPQWDGEGRGRRFRVSESRWEESGRVAGRFLCAVDVTDLDQARRLSARREGQFAAIVAEAQEGVAIAVNGRLAYVNPFLERLTGHDAATLCAGPFAAFLHEDDRAEVLDRHRRRLAGQPAPSGHTFRIVTRDGGVRWVRAASTRIAWEGGAASLNLLSDITAERQAELALADLVRDQEAVIASRTASLREANQTLEREIEEREAAGRSLQAANERLSREIAEHERTARKLTEARKKATEASRAKSVFLANMSHEIRTPLNIILGMADMALRPDSRDRMDNVRALEMIREAGTSLRGLLGDLLDLSRVEAGRLTLESIVFSPAHVLTAVLDGHAVLAERQGLVLAAAVGPDVPETLVGDPGRLGQILGNLVGNALKFTPKGRIDVSVRRVEEGGKNADPAAVTLLFSVKDTGIGIAPEKTKAIFQTFRQADEATSRQFGGSGLGLAICRRLVGLLGGRIRVKSRPGNGSEFTFTVRFRQAEAGTPGPKSGEPAPPPLPPLDILLAEDSDLAAEMLVAFLTPRGHRVTRAINGLEALGTLAMRRFDLVFMDIRMPVMDGLEAIGAIRRGQVPGLAPDLPILALTAHGETRDRDRILAAGATAYLAKPVDLDRLLGTMARVMAGQGEAGPGPDAGRRPGEAGAGEAFDCGRDEALENLGGDVELYDRLAAIFLRDTPVDRQRLREALEGADLEATVRLAHGLKGNAGVIGATPAAIRARDLERAAREGRMEAFAALALALEAELDRVQAGLAARGIAPAAP; encoded by the coding sequence TTGAACACGAATTTGGATGACGGGCCGTTTGGCCGCCTGGGCGACGCCCTGCCCTGCCCCGCCTTCCTGGTCGGCCCGGACGGCCTGGTGCGCCAGGCCAACGGGCCGGCCCTGGAGCTTTTCGGCGAGACCCGCGGCGCGCCCTGTCCCCTGGAGCGGCCGGCCACGGTCGGGACCGACGCCCCGCAGTGGGACGGCGAGGGGCGGGGCCGCCGCTTCCGGGTGTCCGAATCCCGGTGGGAAGAATCCGGAAGGGTGGCCGGCCGCTTCCTCTGCGCCGTGGACGTCACGGACCTCGACCAGGCCCGCCGCCTGTCCGCGCGGCGCGAGGGCCAGTTCGCGGCCATTGTCGCCGAGGCCCAGGAAGGCGTGGCCATTGCCGTCAATGGCCGGCTGGCCTACGTCAATCCCTTCCTGGAACGCCTGACCGGCCACGACGCGGCCACCCTTTGCGCCGGGCCCTTTGCGGCCTTTCTCCACGAGGACGACCGGGCGGAGGTCCTCGACCGCCACCGCCGCCGGCTGGCCGGCCAGCCCGCGCCGTCGGGCCACACCTTTCGCATCGTGACCCGGGACGGCGGCGTCCGCTGGGTCCGGGCCGCCTCGACCCGCATCGCGTGGGAAGGGGGGGCGGCCTCGCTGAACCTCCTGTCCGACATCACGGCCGAACGGCAGGCCGAGCTCGCCCTGGCCGACCTCGTCCGCGACCAGGAGGCGGTCATCGCCAGCCGCACCGCCAGCCTGCGCGAGGCCAACCAGACGCTGGAACGGGAGATCGAGGAGCGCGAAGCGGCCGGCCGGTCGCTTCAGGCGGCCAACGAGCGCCTGTCCCGCGAGATCGCCGAGCACGAGCGTACGGCCCGCAAGCTGACCGAGGCCCGCAAAAAGGCGACCGAGGCCTCCCGGGCCAAGTCCGTCTTCCTGGCCAACATGAGCCATGAAATCCGCACGCCGCTCAATATCATCCTCGGCATGGCCGACATGGCCCTGCGGCCGGACAGCCGGGACCGGATGGACAACGTCCGGGCCCTGGAGATGATCCGCGAGGCCGGCACCTCGCTGCGGGGCCTCCTTGGCGACCTGCTCGACCTGTCCCGGGTCGAGGCCGGACGGCTCACCCTCGAATCCATTGTCTTCAGCCCCGCCCACGTCCTGACGGCCGTCCTGGACGGCCACGCCGTGCTGGCCGAGCGGCAGGGGCTGGTCCTGGCCGCCGCGGTCGGGCCGGACGTTCCCGAAACCCTGGTCGGCGACCCTGGCCGCCTGGGCCAGATCCTTGGCAACCTGGTCGGCAACGCGCTCAAATTCACGCCCAAGGGCCGCATCGACGTGTCCGTGCGCCGGGTGGAGGAGGGGGGCAAAAACGCCGATCCGGCGGCCGTGACCCTCCTTTTTTCCGTGAAGGACACCGGCATCGGCATTGCGCCGGAGAAAACCAAGGCCATTTTCCAGACGTTCCGCCAGGCCGACGAGGCAACCAGCCGGCAGTTCGGCGGTTCGGGCCTGGGGCTGGCCATCTGCCGCCGCCTGGTCGGGCTCCTTGGCGGCCGCATCCGGGTCAAAAGCCGGCCCGGAAACGGCAGCGAATTCACCTTCACCGTCCGGTTCCGCCAGGCCGAGGCCGGAACTCCCGGGCCCAAATCCGGGGAGCCGGCCCCGCCGCCGCTCCCGCCCCTCGACATCCTTCTGGCCGAGGATTCGGACCTGGCCGCCGAGATGTTGGTCGCCTTCCTGACGCCCAGGGGCCACCGGGTGACCCGGGCGATAAACGGCCTCGAAGCCCTCGGAACCCTGGCCATGCGCCGGTTCGACCTCGTGTTCATGGACATCCGGATGCCGGTCATGGACGGGCTGGAGGCGATCGGCGCCATCCGCCGGGGGCAGGTGCCGGGCCTGGCCCCGGACCTGCCGATCCTGGCCCTGACCGCCCACGGCGAGACCCGGGACCGGGACCGGATCCTTGCGGCCGGAGCCACGGCCTACCTGGCCAAACCCGTGGACCTGGACCGGCTGCTGGGGACCATGGCCCGGGTGATGGCCGGGCAGGGGGAGGCGGGGCCGGGCCCGGACGCCGGACGGCGGCCCGGCGAGGCCGGCGCCGGGGAGGCCTTTGACTGCGGTCGGGACGAAGCCCTGGAGAACCTGGGAGGGGACGTGGAACTCTACGACCGGCTGGCGGCCATTTTCCTGCGGGACACCCCGGTCGACCGGCAGCGGCTGCGCGAGGCGCTCGAGGGGGCGGACCTGGAGGCCACCGTCCGGCTGGCCCACGGCCTCAAGGGGAATGCCGGGGTGATCGGGGCCACGCCGGCCGCGATCCGGGCCAGGGACCTGGAACGGGCCGCCCGGGAAGGCCGGATGGAGGCGTTCGCCGCCCTGGCCCTGGCCCTGGAGGCCGAACTGGACCGGGTGCAGGCGGGCCTTGCCGCCAGGGGCATCGCGCCGGCCGCGCCGTGA
- a CDS encoding SpoIIE family protein phosphatase gives MRIRSKFLCFLLVVVITPLCALGFYAWRQTGELGRELAGGAMAGLEEIASKELLQTADMLGEDCADTLDLLETSLSLTANEATRELLAAPREPLGPAPLLDTDFDAGAVPASGLVTLPGTDVAASYDHLSFHLPPGRSPQAARTEIAALANTLPFYRTLFARHKNLMLFGYVGLASGLHAAYPGHGGYPSGYDPRRRPWYANAAASPGITWDIMTDAVTRQVLATMALALRAPDGTVLGVAGCDIPMGNLFLETDLSRAWTDRMRAMVVSVNHNTLSGRPELVVVACRDYAQKSLDWTAPVELERIESPDAASLEAAIDDLAAGRAGVRRMAYKGQDTLVAYAPIAKKDLAVALAAPRDVVVAGAKTAETRVLGAVSRMLGQMGWFVAAAVAVVVALSFAASKTVTRPVKELAEAARRLAEGDFSVRVAPRGRDELGELARSFNDMAPQLLERVKLKNDMTLAMEVQQNLLPGRPPALAGLDIAALSLYCDETGGDYFDFLEFNQDDAAHADIVVGDVTGHGVSAALFMATGRALLRGRAMDHPGPGALLTEVNGLLCQDTHLTGRFITLFFLRLDRSANELVWCRAGHDPGLLYDPETDGFEQLMGSGIPLGAFADWTYEEERRPWLAPGQVLVLYTDGIHEARSKGDVMYGKERMEAVVRREAGGAASAIINALVADLREFKAGLPLEDDVTLVVIKATT, from the coding sequence ATGCGTATCAGGTCAAAGTTCCTGTGTTTCCTCCTGGTGGTGGTCATCACCCCGCTGTGCGCCCTGGGGTTCTACGCCTGGCGGCAGACCGGGGAACTCGGCCGGGAACTGGCCGGCGGCGCCATGGCCGGCCTGGAGGAAATCGCCTCCAAGGAGCTGCTCCAGACCGCGGACATGCTCGGCGAGGACTGCGCCGACACCCTGGACCTGCTCGAAACCTCCCTGTCGCTCACGGCAAACGAAGCCACCCGGGAACTGCTGGCAGCGCCCCGGGAGCCGCTCGGCCCCGCCCCGCTTTTGGACACCGATTTCGACGCCGGGGCGGTGCCGGCGTCCGGGCTCGTCACCCTGCCCGGCACGGACGTGGCCGCAAGCTACGACCACCTGTCCTTCCACCTGCCCCCCGGCCGGTCGCCCCAGGCCGCCCGGACCGAGATCGCGGCCCTGGCCAACACCCTGCCCTTTTACCGGACCCTTTTCGCCCGCCACAAAAACCTGATGCTTTTCGGCTACGTGGGTCTGGCCTCGGGCCTGCACGCCGCCTATCCCGGCCACGGCGGCTACCCTTCCGGCTACGACCCCCGGCGCCGGCCCTGGTACGCCAACGCCGCCGCCTCCCCGGGCATCACCTGGGACATCATGACCGACGCCGTGACACGGCAGGTGCTGGCCACCATGGCCCTGGCCCTGCGCGCCCCGGACGGCACGGTCCTCGGCGTGGCCGGCTGCGACATTCCCATGGGAAACCTTTTTCTCGAAACCGATCTGTCCCGGGCCTGGACCGACCGGATGCGGGCCATGGTGGTCTCGGTCAACCACAACACCCTGTCCGGCCGGCCGGAACTGGTGGTGGTGGCCTGCCGGGACTATGCCCAGAAGTCCCTGGACTGGACCGCGCCGGTGGAGCTTGAGCGGATCGAATCCCCGGACGCGGCGTCCCTGGAGGCGGCCATCGATGACCTGGCCGCCGGCCGGGCCGGGGTGCGCCGCATGGCCTACAAGGGCCAGGACACGCTTGTCGCCTACGCGCCCATCGCCAAGAAGGACCTGGCCGTGGCCCTGGCCGCGCCCCGCGACGTGGTGGTGGCCGGCGCGAAAACGGCCGAAACCCGGGTCCTTGGGGCCGTGTCGCGGATGCTCGGGCAGATGGGCTGGTTCGTGGCCGCGGCCGTGGCCGTGGTGGTGGCCCTGTCCTTTGCCGCGTCCAAGACCGTCACCCGGCCGGTCAAGGAGCTGGCCGAGGCGGCCAGGCGGCTGGCCGAGGGCGACTTTTCGGTCCGCGTCGCCCCGCGCGGCCGGGACGAGCTCGGGGAGCTGGCCCGGTCGTTCAACGACATGGCCCCCCAGCTTCTGGAGCGGGTAAAGCTCAAAAACGACATGACCCTCGCCATGGAGGTGCAGCAGAACCTCCTGCCGGGCCGGCCGCCGGCCCTGGCCGGCCTCGATATCGCGGCGCTGAGCCTCTACTGCGACGAGACCGGCGGCGACTATTTCGACTTCCTGGAATTCAATCAGGACGACGCGGCCCATGCCGACATCGTGGTCGGGGACGTGACCGGGCACGGGGTGTCGGCGGCGCTTTTCATGGCCACGGGGCGGGCGCTTCTGCGCGGCCGGGCCATGGACCATCCGGGGCCGGGGGCCCTCCTCACCGAGGTCAACGGCCTCCTGTGCCAGGACACGCATCTGACGGGCCGGTTCATCACGCTTTTTTTCCTGCGCCTGGACAGGAGCGCCAACGAGCTGGTCTGGTGCCGGGCCGGCCACGACCCGGGCCTGCTCTACGATCCGGAAACGGACGGCTTCGAACAGCTCATGGGCAGCGGCATTCCGCTCGGGGCCTTCGCGGACTGGACCTACGAGGAGGAGCGCCGGCCGTGGCTGGCTCCCGGCCAGGTGCTGGTCCTTTACACCGACGGCATCCACGAGGCCCGAAGCAAGGGCGATGTCATGTACGGCAAGGAGCGCATGGAGGCCGTGGTCCGCCGCGAGGCCGGCGGCGCGGCCTCGGCCATCATCAACGCGCTGGTGGCCGACCTGCGGGAATTCAAGGCCGGCCTGCCCCTGGAAGACGACGTGACCCTGGTCGTCATCAAGGCGACGACCTAG
- a CDS encoding response regulator, whose translation MARILVVDDAAITRTMLRDVLEKAGHTVVEAADGDAAVAVFRDAPAQAAFVDIFMPGKEGLATIRELLELSPGLPIVAISAGSTFTDTETLGWAKSYGAAHTLAKPLKAAAVLDTLRQALGG comes from the coding sequence GTGGCACGCATACTGGTTGTTGACGACGCGGCGATCACGCGCACCATGCTGCGCGACGTGCTGGAAAAAGCCGGGCACACGGTGGTCGAGGCCGCCGACGGCGACGCGGCCGTGGCCGTTTTTCGCGACGCCCCGGCCCAGGCCGCCTTTGTGGATATTTTCATGCCCGGCAAGGAAGGACTGGCCACCATCCGGGAGCTGCTGGAACTTTCCCCGGGCCTGCCCATCGTGGCCATCAGCGCCGGCAGCACCTTCACGGACACCGAGACCCTCGGCTGGGCCAAAAGCTACGGGGCGGCCCACACCCTGGCCAAACCGCTCAAGGCCGCCGCGGTCCTCGACACCCTGCGCCAGGCCCTCGGCGGATAA
- a CDS encoding glutamine synthetase family protein has product MAVFNCKNADDVLRAVKDYNVSFIQFWFIDVLGVLKSFQITPRELENAFEEGMGFDGSSITGFTKIQESDMVAFPDPSTFQLVAWRPSDRPVARLFCDVKNPDGTPFAADSRYVLKRMLKKAADLGYTYYVGPELEFFLFANSSEPQILDHGGYFDAPPRDLANDVRRDINFALESMGVAVEYSHHEVAPSQHEIDLRYQEGLLMADYAQTYRVVVKEVARKHGCYATFMPKPLFGENGSGMHCHQSLFRGTKNAFYDASDAYHLSGEAKSYIAGLLRHAPEFALVTNQWVNSYKRLVPGYEAPVYIAWARRNRSSLVRVPMYKPGKEAATRIELRSPDPACNLYLCFAAMLGAGLRGMEENYELAAPIEENIFKMTDEEMAAKGISSLPGSLREAVDNLEKSELMREVLGDHLHAALVENKKAEWDAYRTQVTEWEIERYLPIL; this is encoded by the coding sequence ATGGCGGTTTTCAACTGCAAAAACGCCGACGACGTGCTGCGGGCCGTGAAGGATTACAACGTCTCCTTCATCCAGTTCTGGTTCATCGACGTGCTGGGGGTGCTCAAAAGCTTCCAGATCACGCCCCGGGAGCTGGAAAACGCCTTCGAGGAAGGCATGGGCTTCGACGGCTCCTCGATCACCGGGTTCACCAAGATCCAGGAATCGGACATGGTGGCCTTCCCCGACCCGTCCACCTTCCAGCTCGTGGCCTGGCGGCCGTCGGACCGTCCGGTGGCCAGGCTTTTTTGCGATGTCAAAAACCCGGACGGCACACCCTTTGCGGCCGACTCGCGCTATGTCCTCAAGCGCATGCTCAAGAAGGCCGCCGACCTCGGCTACACCTACTACGTCGGCCCGGAGCTCGAATTTTTCCTTTTCGCCAACTCGTCCGAGCCCCAGATCCTGGACCACGGCGGTTATTTCGACGCCCCGCCCCGGGACCTGGCCAACGACGTGCGCCGCGACATCAATTTCGCCCTGGAATCCATGGGCGTGGCCGTGGAATACAGCCACCACGAAGTGGCCCCGAGCCAGCACGAGATCGACCTGCGCTACCAGGAAGGCCTGCTCATGGCCGACTACGCCCAGACCTACCGGGTGGTGGTCAAGGAGGTGGCCCGCAAGCACGGCTGCTACGCCACCTTCATGCCAAAGCCGCTTTTCGGGGAAAACGGCTCGGGCATGCACTGCCACCAGTCGCTTTTCAGGGGCACCAAGAACGCCTTTTACGACGCCTCCGACGCCTACCACCTGTCCGGCGAGGCCAAGAGCTACATCGCCGGGCTCCTGCGCCACGCCCCGGAATTCGCCCTCGTCACCAACCAGTGGGTCAATTCCTACAAACGGCTGGTGCCGGGCTACGAGGCCCCGGTCTACATCGCCTGGGCGAGGCGCAACCGGTCCTCGCTCGTGCGCGTGCCGATGTACAAGCCCGGCAAGGAGGCGGCCACCCGCATCGAGTTGCGAAGCCCCGACCCGGCCTGCAACCTCTACCTCTGCTTCGCGGCCATGCTCGGCGCGGGGCTTCGGGGCATGGAGGAGAACTACGAACTGGCCGCGCCCATCGAGGAGAACATCTTCAAGATGACCGACGAGGAGATGGCGGCCAAGGGCATCTCCTCCCTGCCGGGCAGCCTGCGGGAGGCCGTGGACAACCTGGAGAAGAGCGAGCTCATGCGCGAGGTCCTGGGCGACCACCTCCACGCCGCCCTGGTCGAGAACAAGAAGGCCGAGTGGGACGCCTACCGGACCCAGGTCACGGAGTGGGAGATCGAGCGCTACCTGCCGATTCTCTAG
- a CDS encoding cache domain-containing protein, whose protein sequence is MTKLRDWSISLKIAMVCIAMLTTLSVFTMAFFLYQLGDYREASGRELGKKLFAQAKDRQREAVKQAYEVVNYFYGVSKDEQALKKRTHDHLKGVVDAVANQAEAYYRANKDTLPREAIEAHIAAMTQSARFDDGNYVWINDMAPRMVMHPTQPALNGKDLSGYRDPKGTALFLDMVQVAKDKGQGMVAYMWDKPGAPGQPKPKISYVRLVPELGWIFGSGAWIEDETARLQTEAKALVSKMRLLDGNYFFIYDTTAPTPRMVMHPIRPDFDGKVMDMPAFDRATSLQAGQDGPVTPFPSGKKNLAQAMLEAVSQAGDGYVNYAWTKPLPGGGESAELFPKLSYVMLFKPWNWIIGMGDYVDGIDRAVAAEAAELDSAIRAIVVKLVVASLVLLAAMAALSLVFVRRLLNRPIQAIVGYADRVAGGDLDARVEADLSAEMAHLAGSIRAMVAKLKEELEFAKGILDSVTMPCVVADPDGRVILVNRWLAHFMGEKKEPEHYVGRSIADVFAGHGPVARTLGDVLGRREIITNVEYDGTYAWGERFFVKIDAAPISGDDGRMLGVFAMLATLTKVKLQQEALADQNRLIAQTAGTAEGIAARVSDNARSLARLIDQTSDGVSNQRQRTEETATAMEQMNATVLEVAQNAGLAAGSADEARDRAREGADMVRQVVAAIEEVRGLADTLRRDMGELGERTQGIGRVLEVISDIADQTNLLALNAAIEAARAGDAGRGFAVVADEVRKLAEKTMTATREVGTAIEAVQQGARRGNEETIRAAEAVTRSTALAEEAGQALLAIVGMVDGTADQIRAIATAAEEQSATATQISRATEEVSRVALEIRDGMDASVTAVRGLNEEAEELNELIVRMQATDADDEGPGQLPA, encoded by the coding sequence ATGACAAAACTCCGGGACTGGTCCATCAGCCTCAAGATCGCCATGGTCTGCATTGCCATGCTGACCACGCTGTCCGTCTTTACCATGGCTTTTTTCCTCTACCAGCTGGGCGACTACCGCGAGGCGAGCGGCCGGGAACTGGGAAAAAAGCTCTTCGCCCAGGCCAAGGACCGCCAGCGCGAAGCCGTCAAGCAGGCCTACGAGGTCGTCAACTATTTCTACGGGGTCTCCAAGGATGAGCAGGCCCTCAAGAAAAGGACCCACGACCACCTGAAAGGCGTGGTGGACGCCGTGGCCAACCAGGCCGAGGCCTACTACCGGGCCAACAAGGATACCCTCCCCCGCGAGGCGATCGAGGCCCATATCGCGGCCATGACGCAAAGCGCCCGGTTCGACGACGGCAACTACGTCTGGATCAACGACATGGCCCCCCGCATGGTCATGCACCCCACCCAGCCGGCCCTAAACGGCAAGGACCTGTCCGGCTACCGCGATCCCAAGGGCACCGCCCTTTTCCTCGACATGGTCCAGGTGGCCAAGGACAAGGGCCAGGGCATGGTGGCCTACATGTGGGACAAGCCCGGGGCCCCGGGCCAGCCCAAGCCCAAGATTTCCTATGTGCGGCTCGTGCCGGAACTCGGCTGGATCTTCGGCTCCGGCGCCTGGATCGAGGACGAGACGGCCCGGCTCCAGACCGAGGCCAAGGCGCTGGTGTCCAAGATGCGCCTGCTCGACGGCAACTACTTCTTCATCTACGACACCACCGCCCCCACGCCGCGCATGGTCATGCACCCCATCCGGCCGGACTTCGACGGCAAGGTCATGGACATGCCGGCCTTCGACCGGGCCACCTCCCTGCAGGCCGGCCAGGACGGGCCGGTGACGCCCTTCCCCTCGGGCAAAAAGAACCTGGCCCAGGCCATGCTCGAAGCCGTGTCCCAGGCCGGCGACGGCTACGTCAATTACGCCTGGACCAAGCCGCTGCCGGGCGGCGGCGAATCGGCCGAGCTTTTCCCCAAGCTCAGCTACGTCATGCTGTTTAAGCCCTGGAACTGGATCATCGGCATGGGCGACTACGTGGACGGCATCGACCGGGCCGTGGCCGCCGAAGCGGCAGAGCTCGACAGCGCCATCCGGGCCATCGTGGTCAAGCTCGTCGTCGCCTCCCTCGTGCTCCTGGCCGCCATGGCGGCCTTGAGCCTCGTCTTCGTCCGCCGGCTCCTCAACCGGCCCATCCAGGCCATCGTGGGCTATGCCGACCGGGTGGCCGGCGGCGACCTCGACGCCCGGGTCGAGGCGGACCTGTCGGCCGAGATGGCGCACCTCGCCGGCTCCATCCGGGCCATGGTGGCCAAGCTCAAGGAAGAGCTGGAATTCGCCAAGGGCATCCTCGACTCCGTGACCATGCCCTGCGTGGTGGCCGATCCCGACGGCCGGGTGATCCTGGTCAACCGCTGGCTGGCCCACTTCATGGGCGAGAAAAAAGAGCCGGAGCACTACGTCGGCCGGTCCATCGCCGACGTCTTCGCCGGCCACGGCCCGGTGGCCCGGACCCTGGGCGACGTCCTTGGCCGGCGGGAGATCATCACCAACGTGGAATACGACGGGACCTACGCCTGGGGCGAACGGTTCTTCGTCAAGATCGACGCCGCGCCCATCAGCGGCGACGACGGGCGCATGCTCGGCGTCTTCGCCATGCTGGCCACCCTGACCAAGGTCAAACTCCAGCAGGAGGCGCTGGCCGACCAGAACCGGCTGATCGCCCAGACGGCCGGCACGGCCGAGGGCATCGCCGCCCGGGTGTCGGACAACGCCCGGTCCCTGGCCCGGCTCATCGACCAGACCAGCGACGGGGTTTCCAACCAGCGCCAGCGGACCGAGGAAACGGCCACGGCCATGGAACAGATGAACGCCACCGTGCTCGAGGTGGCCCAGAACGCGGGCCTGGCCGCAGGCAGCGCCGACGAGGCCAGGGACCGGGCCCGGGAGGGCGCGGACATGGTCCGCCAGGTGGTGGCGGCCATCGAGGAGGTGCGGGGGCTGGCCGATACCCTGCGCCGCGACATGGGTGAGCTCGGGGAGCGGACCCAGGGCATCGGCCGGGTGCTCGAAGTGATTTCCGACATCGCGGACCAGACCAACCTGCTGGCCTTGAATGCCGCCATCGAGGCGGCCCGGGCCGGGGACGCCGGCCGGGGCTTCGCCGTGGTGGCCGACGAGGTCCGAAAGCTGGCCGAAAAGACCATGACCGCCACCCGCGAGGTCGGCACGGCCATCGAGGCCGTCCAGCAAGGGGCCAGGCGCGGCAACGAGGAAACGATCCGGGCGGCCGAGGCGGTCACCCGCAGCACGGCCCTGGCCGAGGAGGCGGGCCAGGCCCTGCTCGCCATCGTCGGCATGGTCGACGGCACGGCCGACCAGATCCGGGCCATTGCCACGGCGGCCGAGGAGCAATCGGCCACGGCCACGCAAATCAGCCGGGCGACCGAGGAAGTCAGCCGGGTGGCGCTCGAAATCCGGGACGGCATGGACGCCTCCGTGACCGCCGTCCGGGGGCTCAACGAAGAGGCCGAGGAATTAAACGAGCTGATCGTCCGGATGCAGGCCACCGACGCCGATGACGAGGGGCCGGGGCAACTGCCGGCCTGA
- a CDS encoding SGNH/GDSL hydrolase family protein: MKYHKSILALLCSSLICLSLLALYYKKGWDLAGGQLREISDNIDMLKTVMQDLGGVYARTRMSIILTQLQSQDEDLLVVFGDSIVEQMYYPATAGRNIINTGISGTKALEARPFLERILAASRGPLVVLSIGTNDALEKSLATADQFAAGYEELARLVLASGRKLVLATLPPLEDGKAASAMFDRASLASYNARIREIGRRTGAVVADVNDVLTRRQAAHPGPFTVDGVHLDAAAATVWRDTVYTAIRQALADGGA; this comes from the coding sequence TTGAAATACCACAAATCCATACTCGCGCTTCTGTGCAGCAGCCTGATCTGTCTGTCGCTCTTGGCGCTTTACTACAAGAAAGGGTGGGACCTGGCTGGCGGACAGTTGCGGGAGATATCCGACAACATCGATATGCTCAAAACCGTGATGCAGGATCTGGGCGGCGTCTACGCCCGCACCCGCATGAGCATCATTTTGACGCAACTGCAATCCCAGGATGAGGACCTGCTTGTCGTCTTTGGCGACAGCATCGTCGAGCAGATGTATTATCCCGCCACCGCCGGCCGCAACATCATCAACACCGGCATTTCCGGGACCAAGGCCCTGGAGGCCAGGCCCTTTCTGGAACGGATTCTTGCCGCTTCCCGCGGTCCCCTGGTCGTGCTCTCCATCGGCACCAACGACGCCTTGGAGAAGTCCTTGGCCACGGCCGACCAGTTTGCGGCCGGGTACGAGGAACTGGCCCGGCTCGTCCTGGCCAGCGGCCGCAAGCTGGTCCTCGCCACCCTGCCCCCCCTGGAGGACGGCAAGGCCGCTTCCGCCATGTTCGATCGGGCGAGCCTTGCCAGCTACAATGCCCGCATCCGCGAGATCGGCCGGCGCACCGGCGCGGTGGTGGCCGACGTCAACGACGTGCTGACCAGACGGCAGGCCGCCCACCCGGGCCCCTTCACCGTGGACGGGGTGCACCTCGACGCGGCCGCGGCCACCGTCTGGCGCGACACCGTGTACACTGCCATCCGCCAGGCCCTGGCGGATGGCGGCGCCTGA
- the tsaA gene encoding tRNA (N6-threonylcarbamoyladenosine(37)-N6)-methyltransferase TrmO: MEDNTPLFSPIGIIRTPFATLEGMPIQPAGARDAVGRLELDPELAPALADLDGFSHIYLLYRFHAATGFSPTVTPYLDTTPHGLFATRAPRRPNPIGLSLVEVVSVAGNVVTVRGIDVLDGTPLLDIKPYAPAFDAPAGPVRAGWMEGRAAAVAATRADDRFVSPA; the protein is encoded by the coding sequence ATGGAAGACAACACCCCGCTTTTTTCCCCCATCGGCATCATCCGTACGCCGTTTGCCACCCTGGAAGGCATGCCCATCCAGCCGGCCGGGGCCCGGGACGCCGTCGGCCGGCTGGAGCTCGACCCGGAACTGGCCCCGGCCCTGGCCGATCTGGACGGCTTTTCCCACATTTATCTTCTCTACCGCTTCCATGCCGCCACCGGCTTTTCCCCGACCGTGACCCCCTACCTCGACACCACGCCCCACGGCCTGTTCGCCACCCGGGCCCCCCGGCGGCCGAACCCCATCGGCCTGTCCCTGGTGGAGGTGGTGTCGGTCGCCGGGAACGTGGTGACCGTGCGCGGCATCGACGTGCTGGACGGCACGCCGCTTCTGGACATCAAGCCCTACGCCCCGGCCTTCGACGCCCCGGCCGGGCCGGTGCGCGCCGGCTGGATGGAAGGCCGGGCCGCGGCCGTGGCCGCCACCCGGGCCGACGACCGGTTCGTTTCTCCAGCCTGA